The following proteins come from a genomic window of Kitasatospora sp. NBC_01246:
- a CDS encoding GlsB/YeaQ/YmgE family stress response membrane protein → MFQLLWILLIGFVLGVLAKLILRGPQAIPWWLTMLLGAAGAWLGNAVAGWVGVRHTSGIDWIRHILQLAFAVGLIALVAPAWSRSHPSR, encoded by the coding sequence ATGTTCCAGCTCCTGTGGATTCTGCTCATCGGTTTCGTGCTGGGTGTCCTGGCCAAGCTGATCCTGCGTGGCCCGCAGGCGATCCCCTGGTGGCTGACGATGCTGCTCGGCGCCGCGGGCGCCTGGCTGGGCAACGCGGTGGCCGGCTGGGTCGGCGTGCGGCACACCTCGGGCATCGACTGGATCCGCCACATCCTCCAGCTCGCCTTCGCCGTCGGCCTGATCGCCCTGGTCGCCCCCGCCTGGAGCAGATCGCACCCCAGCCGGTAG
- a CDS encoding DUF3152 domain-containing protein, with protein MSAGAKLWAGGLAVVLIGALTAGLLWWKPWAPPAAKALDPMAFTTATGGSPLFGSGEHVYRYKVRAEKGLKESPEQFAAAVDAVLGDVRRGWAADGTRSFQRMPADPVDFTVYLASPKTTDRICGQYGLDTGGSVNCGVGHQVVINAKRWNELTEFYTGQPEQYHALAVNHEVGHILGLGHVDCPGPGQPAPVMMQQIKGLHGCVPNGWPYSETGTLLTGPLLPPATPAP; from the coding sequence GTGTCCGCCGGAGCCAAGCTCTGGGCGGGCGGGCTCGCCGTGGTGCTGATCGGCGCCCTGACCGCCGGCCTGCTGTGGTGGAAGCCCTGGGCCCCGCCCGCCGCCAAGGCGCTGGACCCGATGGCGTTCACCACGGCCACCGGGGGCTCCCCGCTCTTCGGCAGCGGCGAGCACGTCTACCGTTACAAGGTCCGGGCCGAGAAGGGGCTCAAGGAGAGCCCCGAGCAGTTCGCCGCCGCGGTCGACGCCGTCCTCGGTGACGTCCGGCGCGGCTGGGCCGCCGACGGCACGCGCTCCTTCCAGCGGATGCCCGCCGACCCGGTGGACTTCACCGTCTACCTGGCGAGCCCGAAGACCACCGACCGGATATGCGGCCAGTACGGGCTGGACACCGGCGGGTCGGTGAACTGCGGGGTGGGCCACCAGGTGGTCATCAACGCCAAGCGCTGGAACGAGCTGACCGAGTTCTACACCGGCCAGCCGGAGCAGTACCACGCGCTCGCGGTCAACCACGAGGTCGGCCACATCCTCGGCCTCGGCCACGTCGACTGCCCCGGCCCGGGTCAGCCGGCGCCGGTGATGATGCAGCAGATCAAGGGCCTGCACGGGTGCGTCCCGAACGGCTGGCCCTACTCCGAGACCGGCACCCTGCTCACCGGTCCCCTCCTCCCGCCCGCCACCCCGGCCCCGTAG
- a CDS encoding carbohydrate ABC transporter permease yields MTSRRTRAAAGWGVVNLLVVLYALFPVWWIAALSFKDPSTLNDGDFVPRKWTLENYRGIFQTSDFTRALVNSIGIAVIATTIAVVLGTMAAYAVARLRFPGKRLLIGMSLLIAMFPPISLVSPLFNIERVLGLFDTWPGLIIPYMTFSLPLAIYTLSAFFREIPWDLEKAAKVDGATPAQAFRLVIAPLAAPGVFTTGILVFIFCWNDFLFAISLTSTNAARTVPAAIAFFTGSSQFQQPTGSIAAAAVVITIPIVVFVLLFQRRIVAGLTAGAVKG; encoded by the coding sequence ATGACCTCCCGACGCACGCGCGCGGCGGCCGGCTGGGGCGTCGTCAACCTGCTGGTGGTGCTCTACGCGCTGTTCCCGGTCTGGTGGATCGCCGCGCTCTCCTTCAAGGACCCGAGCACGTTGAACGACGGCGACTTCGTCCCGCGCAAGTGGACGCTGGAGAACTACCGCGGCATCTTCCAGACCTCGGACTTCACCCGCGCGCTGGTCAACTCGATCGGCATCGCCGTCATCGCCACCACCATCGCGGTCGTCCTCGGCACCATGGCCGCCTACGCGGTGGCCCGCCTGCGCTTCCCGGGCAAGCGGCTGCTGATCGGGATGTCGCTGCTGATCGCGATGTTCCCGCCGATCTCGCTGGTCTCGCCGCTGTTCAACATCGAGCGGGTCCTGGGCCTCTTCGACACCTGGCCGGGCCTGATCATCCCGTACATGACGTTCTCGCTGCCGCTGGCGATCTACACCCTGTCGGCGTTCTTCCGGGAGATCCCGTGGGACCTGGAGAAGGCGGCGAAGGTGGACGGCGCGACGCCCGCGCAGGCGTTCCGGCTGGTGATCGCGCCGCTGGCGGCGCCGGGGGTGTTCACCACCGGGATCCTGGTCTTCATCTTCTGCTGGAACGACTTCCTCTTCGCCATCTCGCTGACCTCCACCAACGCCGCACGGACCGTCCCGGCGGCGATCGCGTTCTTCACCGGCAGCTCGCAGTTCCAGCAGCCGACCGGCTCGATCGCCGCGGCGGCCGTGGTGATCACGATCCCGATCGTGGTCTTCGTGCTGCTGTTCCAGCGCCGCATCGTGGCCGGCCTCACCGCCGGCGCCGTCAAGGGCTGA
- a CDS encoding FUSC family protein, whose protein sequence is MALLPETFATTLRRSARQPFVVQTVRATVAATLSYVVATRLSSEPAPLTAPLTALLVVQVTVYSTLTTSIRRVNSVVVGVLIAIGFSSVVGLSWWSLGMIILASLIIGRFVRVDEFVQEVAISAMLILGVSQVTSQAWDRVLETLIGATVGLLFNLLFAPPVWIDTAGESIEDLARRARHLLLGIAEELGEPTPVERAAERLYEARRLDQAIADVDGALRQAEDSLRLNPRISEGLLSRLVLRTGLDTLEICVVVIRVLARSLTDLAKRRAPGERLFPADVAVALEELLSHLGGALVSFAVLVTTQVSRNAEEAERRLTSELAAAWASRENVAHLLLLRVQEHPEAWQLHGSLLAEVDRILDELDLEHRSRRLMEELDRASVANRERFSRFARLRRLARGERLNPGRLRRRRAVKQRA, encoded by the coding sequence ATGGCCCTACTCCCGGAGACCTTCGCCACCACGCTGCGCCGCAGTGCCCGACAACCCTTCGTCGTCCAGACGGTCCGGGCCACGGTGGCCGCCACGCTCTCGTACGTGGTGGCCACCCGGCTGAGCAGCGAGCCGGCGCCGCTGACCGCCCCCCTGACGGCGCTGCTGGTCGTCCAGGTCACCGTCTACTCGACGCTGACCACCAGCATCCGCCGGGTCAACTCGGTGGTCGTCGGGGTGCTGATCGCGATCGGTTTCAGCTCGGTGGTCGGGCTCTCCTGGTGGAGCCTGGGCATGATCATCCTGGCCTCGCTGATCATCGGGCGGTTCGTCCGGGTGGACGAGTTCGTCCAGGAGGTGGCGATCAGCGCGATGCTCATCCTGGGCGTGAGCCAGGTGACCTCACAGGCCTGGGACCGGGTGCTGGAGACGCTGATCGGCGCCACCGTCGGACTGCTGTTCAATCTGCTGTTCGCCCCGCCGGTCTGGATCGACACGGCGGGCGAGTCGATCGAGGACCTCGCCCGGCGGGCCCGGCACCTGCTGCTCGGCATCGCCGAGGAGCTCGGCGAGCCCACCCCCGTGGAGCGCGCGGCCGAACGGCTGTACGAGGCCCGTCGGCTCGACCAGGCCATCGCGGACGTCGACGGCGCCCTGCGACAGGCCGAGGACAGCCTGCGGCTCAACCCCCGGATCAGCGAGGGGCTGCTCTCCCGGCTGGTGCTGCGGACCGGTCTGGACACGCTGGAGATCTGCGTGGTGGTGATCCGGGTGCTGGCCCGGTCGCTCACCGACCTCGCCAAGCGGCGGGCCCCGGGCGAGCGGCTGTTCCCGGCCGACGTCGCGGTCGCGCTGGAGGAGCTGCTGAGCCACCTCGGCGGGGCGCTGGTGAGCTTCGCGGTACTGGTCACCACCCAGGTGAGCCGCAACGCCGAGGAGGCCGAGCGGCGGCTGACCTCCGAGCTGGCCGCCGCCTGGGCCAGCCGGGAGAACGTCGCCCATCTGCTGCTGCTCCGGGTGCAGGAGCACCCGGAGGCCTGGCAGCTGCACGGTTCGCTGCTGGCCGAGGTGGACCGGATCCTCGACGAACTCGATCTGGAGCACCGCAGCCGGCGGCTGATGGAGGAACTGGACCGGGCCTCGGTGGCGAACCGGGAGCGGTTCTCCCGGTTCGCCCGGCTGCGGAGGCTGGCCCGGGGCGAGCGGCTGAACCCGGGCCGGCTGCGGAGGCGGCGGGCGGTCAAACAGCGGGCCTGA
- a CDS encoding class I adenylate-forming enzyme family protein, which produces MDDRAARHPGRTALLVPGGAPLDYRRWRERAVRAAHGLARAGVRPGDRVLLLFPNHGWDAYAVAFLAVHYAGAAGVVVREDLGPEDTARLATASAVRLAVAGPAEDPRAAAAGVPCLPLAALEAVTGAPDEPPHRARPEDLAQVIGTSGTTGAPKGVHAAHASLTAGQRLDPRPRPYAHSAHAVHAFPIGTNAAQVVLVNALVAAPATICLPRFDAEEFGRTVEEHRVGTVFLVPSMAVELLNSGVAHRRDLGSVLLVSSSAAALPAPVATALTAALPTATVVNTYTSAESSPAQISAVVDARRPGSVGRPANPADLRLLGADGHPVEPGAVGEVWLRQPGPPRGYVAGPGESAAVFRDGWVRMGDLGRLDADGYLYLVDRESDLIKSGALKVSTLRIEDVLHAHPQVADAAALGVPHPVMGAVPVAAVVPAADGLDLDELRLFLSARLGRAELPVRILVTDRLPRNPSGKVVKHELRARFTESADPAPGTPPATDREVALAGLWRRVLGRPVRAVEDEFFALGGDSFRAVQLATAISAEFGVTASTALVFERPSLRAQAAWLKEAPTTAREPGPPAEEEVSDFLRELRAQPHDLPLTSQQENFLRWTAEAEGRNVGSVAVMFRVTEPLRTDLLAEALHEVARRHPALRTRFVPVPGAGQPGIRRAVVDADPGVEVVPVEAPGESDDEVSARLVAVRDRLTDIAEGPMTRLAVVTRGPDDHAVLLAVHHMVADGWSIGVLLRELGVLYSALRRGRSAPAPRPGPEYRELVARSNAHWPASRAHFARTLAGAPPAVEPFPGRRSTEVVLSAAHRLAVAPERAAALRARAAEAGATPFQALAAVWLGLLAERSGQGDLVLMTPVPGRTEPAAERAVGCFVQSLLLRIDATGAPGFAELLARVRTASTAALDHQLYPFAEFSPRVPFAAWLRYESWSAPAQLPGLACTAWEVPRSATVPYPMPGGDRHVPELAAVEQPDGGLVCWLRYNEHAFAPETVAELAQALEARLPEAG; this is translated from the coding sequence CTGGACGACCGGGCGGCCCGGCACCCCGGACGGACCGCCCTGCTCGTCCCCGGAGGCGCGCCGCTGGACTACCGCCGGTGGCGCGAGCGCGCCGTCCGCGCCGCCCACGGACTCGCCCGCGCCGGGGTCCGGCCCGGGGACCGGGTGCTGCTGCTGTTCCCCAACCACGGCTGGGACGCGTACGCGGTGGCCTTCCTCGCGGTCCACTACGCGGGCGCGGCCGGGGTGGTGGTCCGCGAGGACCTCGGCCCGGAGGACACCGCGCGGCTCGCGACGGCGAGCGCGGTGCGCCTGGCGGTGGCCGGCCCGGCGGAGGACCCCCGGGCGGCCGCGGCCGGCGTGCCCTGCCTGCCGCTCGCCGCGCTGGAGGCGGTGACCGGCGCCCCCGACGAGCCGCCGCACCGGGCCCGCCCCGAGGACCTGGCCCAGGTGATCGGCACCTCCGGCACCACCGGGGCGCCCAAGGGCGTGCACGCCGCGCACGCCAGCCTCACCGCGGGGCAGCGGCTCGATCCCAGGCCCCGGCCGTACGCCCACTCGGCGCACGCCGTGCACGCCTTCCCGATCGGCACCAACGCGGCCCAGGTCGTCCTGGTCAACGCCCTGGTCGCGGCGCCCGCGACGATCTGCCTGCCGCGCTTCGACGCCGAGGAGTTCGGCCGGACCGTCGAGGAACACCGGGTCGGCACCGTCTTCCTGGTGCCCTCGATGGCCGTGGAACTGCTGAACTCCGGCGTGGCCCACCGCCGGGACCTCGGCAGCGTGCTGCTGGTCAGCTCCTCGGCGGCCGCGCTGCCCGCGCCGGTCGCGACGGCGCTCACCGCCGCGCTCCCCACCGCCACCGTCGTCAACACCTACACCTCCGCCGAGTCCTCCCCGGCCCAGATATCGGCCGTCGTGGACGCCCGCCGGCCGGGCTCGGTCGGCCGCCCGGCCAACCCGGCCGACCTGCGGCTGCTCGGCGCGGACGGGCACCCGGTGGAGCCCGGCGCCGTCGGCGAGGTCTGGCTGCGCCAGCCCGGGCCGCCGCGCGGCTACGTGGCCGGACCGGGCGAGTCGGCCGCCGTCTTCCGGGACGGCTGGGTGCGGATGGGCGACCTCGGCCGGCTCGACGCGGACGGCTACCTCTACCTGGTCGACCGGGAGAGCGACCTCATCAAGTCCGGTGCGCTGAAGGTCTCCACGCTGCGCATCGAGGACGTGCTGCACGCCCACCCGCAGGTCGCGGACGCGGCCGCGCTGGGCGTCCCGCACCCGGTGATGGGCGCCGTACCGGTCGCCGCCGTGGTGCCCGCCGCGGACGGCCTCGACCTCGACGAGCTGCGGCTGTTCCTGAGCGCCCGGCTCGGTCGCGCCGAACTGCCCGTCCGGATCCTGGTCACCGACCGCCTGCCGCGCAACCCCAGCGGCAAGGTGGTGAAGCACGAACTGCGGGCCCGGTTCACCGAATCGGCCGACCCTGCCCCCGGCACCCCGCCCGCCACCGACCGCGAGGTCGCCCTGGCCGGGCTCTGGCGGCGGGTGCTGGGCCGCCCGGTGCGGGCCGTCGAGGACGAGTTCTTCGCCCTCGGCGGGGACTCCTTCCGGGCCGTCCAGCTGGCCACCGCGATCTCCGCCGAGTTCGGCGTCACGGCGAGCACCGCCCTGGTCTTCGAACGGCCCTCGCTGCGCGCCCAGGCGGCCTGGCTCAAGGAGGCGCCGACGACGGCCCGGGAGCCGGGCCCACCGGCCGAGGAGGAGGTCTCGGACTTCCTCCGGGAGCTGCGCGCCCAGCCGCACGACCTCCCGCTCACCTCCCAGCAGGAGAACTTCCTGCGCTGGACGGCCGAGGCCGAGGGCCGCAACGTCGGATCGGTGGCCGTGATGTTCCGGGTCACCGAGCCGCTGCGCACCGACCTGCTGGCCGAGGCGCTGCACGAGGTGGCGCGCCGTCACCCGGCGCTGCGGACCCGGTTCGTCCCGGTACCGGGTGCCGGGCAGCCGGGGATCCGGCGCGCGGTGGTCGACGCGGACCCGGGCGTGGAGGTCGTCCCGGTCGAGGCCCCGGGCGAGAGCGACGACGAGGTCTCCGCCCGGCTGGTCGCCGTCCGGGACCGGCTGACCGACATCGCCGAGGGGCCGATGACCCGCCTCGCCGTGGTCACCCGGGGCCCGGACGACCACGCCGTGCTGCTCGCGGTGCACCACATGGTCGCCGACGGCTGGTCGATCGGGGTGCTGTTGCGCGAGCTGGGCGTGCTCTACTCGGCGCTGCGGCGCGGCCGGTCGGCGCCCGCCCCCCGGCCGGGACCCGAGTACCGGGAGCTCGTCGCCCGGTCCAACGCCCACTGGCCGGCCTCCCGCGCCCACTTCGCCCGCACCCTGGCCGGCGCGCCGCCGGCGGTGGAGCCGTTCCCGGGGCGGCGGTCCACCGAGGTCGTGCTGAGCGCGGCCCACCGGCTGGCCGTCGCGCCGGAGCGGGCCGCGGCCCTGCGGGCCCGCGCGGCCGAGGCGGGCGCGACGCCGTTCCAGGCGCTCGCGGCGGTCTGGCTGGGCCTGCTGGCGGAGCGCAGCGGCCAGGGCGACCTGGTGCTGATGACCCCGGTGCCGGGCCGGACCGAACCGGCGGCCGAGCGGGCCGTGGGCTGCTTCGTCCAGTCGCTGCTGCTGCGGATCGACGCGACGGGCGCACCCGGGTTCGCCGAACTGCTGGCCCGGGTCCGGACCGCCTCGACGGCCGCCCTGGACCACCAGCTCTACCCGTTCGCGGAGTTCAGCCCCCGGGTGCCGTTCGCCGCCTGGCTCCGCTACGAGAGCTGGAGCGCGCCGGCCCAGCTGCCCGGGCTGGCCTGCACCGCCTGGGAGGTGCCGCGCAGCGCGACCGTGCCGTACCCGATGCCGGGCGGGGACCGGCACGTGCCGGAGCTGGCGGCGGTCGAGCAGCCGGACGGCGGGCTGGTCTGCTGGCTGCGCTACAACGAGCACGCCTTCGCTCCGGAGACCGTCGCGGAGCTGGCGCAGGCCCTGGAGGCCCGCTTGCCGGAGGCCGGGTGA
- a CDS encoding polyprenol monophosphomannose synthase: MVEASPKVVVVVPTYNERENLPVLAGLLADLKLPGLHLLVVDDNSPDGTGEVADGLAARAPGTVSVLHRTEKDGLGRAYVAGMTRALEEGADVVVQMDADLSHPASVLPVMVETLLADESTAVVLGSRYVPGGSTAEEWPWHRKALSAWANLYVNTILGLGVKDATAGFKAWRAQALRAIDLPSVHSNGYSFQVELNYRAVQRGMRIREVPIRFEERVQGTSKMSLGVQVESALAPWKLLREQRRRP, encoded by the coding sequence ATGGTCGAGGCCTCCCCCAAGGTCGTTGTCGTCGTACCCACGTACAACGAGCGGGAGAACCTGCCGGTCCTCGCGGGGCTGCTCGCTGACCTGAAGCTGCCCGGTCTGCACCTGCTGGTGGTCGACGACAACTCCCCGGACGGCACCGGCGAGGTCGCGGACGGGCTCGCGGCCCGGGCGCCCGGCACGGTCTCCGTGCTGCACCGCACCGAGAAGGACGGCCTCGGCCGGGCCTACGTCGCGGGCATGACCCGGGCCCTGGAGGAGGGCGCCGACGTGGTGGTGCAGATGGACGCCGACCTGTCGCACCCCGCCTCGGTCCTCCCGGTCATGGTGGAGACACTGCTGGCCGACGAGAGCACCGCCGTGGTGCTCGGCTCGCGCTACGTGCCCGGCGGCTCGACCGCCGAGGAGTGGCCGTGGCACCGCAAGGCACTGTCGGCCTGGGCGAACCTCTACGTCAACACCATCCTCGGCCTCGGCGTCAAGGACGCCACCGCCGGGTTCAAGGCCTGGCGCGCGCAGGCCCTGCGGGCGATCGACCTGCCCTCGGTGCACAGCAACGGGTACTCGTTCCAGGTGGAGCTGAACTACCGCGCCGTCCAGCGGGGCATGCGGATCCGCGAGGTGCCGATCCGGTTCGAGGAACGCGTCCAGGGCACCTCCAAGATGAGCCTCGGCGTACAGGTCGAATCGGCGCTCGCACCCTGGAAGCTGCTGCGCGAACAGCGCCGCCGGCCCTAG
- a CDS encoding ABC transporter ATP-binding protein, with product MAEIVLDGITKRYPDGAVAVHGIDLTVADGEFVILVGPSGCGKSTTLNMIAGLEDITEGTLRIDGQVVNDRAPKDRDIAMVFQSYALYPHMSVRENMGFALRLAKTDKAVIAAKVEEAARILDLTEHLDRRPANLSGGQRQRVAMGRAIVRDPKAFLMDEPLSNLDAKLRVQMRTQISRLQRRLGTTTVYVTHDQVEAMTLGDRVVVLRGGVVQQVGAPQQLYDEPVNLFVAGFIGSPGMNFLDATLEQGVLRTALADLPVSDRLRQRLTAADAPREVVVGLRPEHFEDAALLEHPHGGRTATVAVEVLESVGSDVFAHFTVEGEAAVPGALEELAAQRRDTGATARGREVVARIGTDTRAAEGSPLELWIDTDRLHVFDPVSGAALSHADR from the coding sequence ATGGCCGAGATCGTCCTCGACGGCATCACCAAGCGCTACCCGGACGGCGCGGTCGCCGTCCACGGCATCGACCTGACCGTCGCGGACGGCGAGTTCGTGATCCTGGTCGGCCCCTCGGGCTGCGGGAAGTCCACCACCCTCAACATGATCGCGGGCCTGGAGGACATCACCGAGGGCACCCTGCGGATCGACGGCCAGGTGGTCAACGACCGCGCCCCCAAGGACCGGGACATCGCCATGGTGTTCCAGAGCTACGCGCTCTACCCGCACATGAGCGTCCGCGAGAACATGGGCTTCGCCCTGCGGCTGGCGAAGACCGACAAGGCGGTGATCGCCGCCAAGGTCGAGGAGGCCGCCCGGATCCTCGACCTGACCGAGCACCTGGACCGCCGGCCCGCCAACCTCTCCGGCGGCCAGCGCCAGCGGGTCGCGATGGGCCGGGCGATCGTCCGCGACCCCAAGGCCTTCCTGATGGACGAGCCGCTCTCCAACCTGGACGCCAAGCTCCGGGTGCAGATGCGCACCCAGATCTCCCGCCTCCAGCGCCGGCTGGGCACCACCACCGTCTACGTGACGCACGACCAGGTCGAGGCGATGACGCTCGGCGACCGCGTGGTGGTGCTGCGCGGCGGCGTCGTCCAGCAGGTCGGCGCGCCGCAGCAGCTCTACGACGAGCCGGTCAACCTGTTCGTCGCCGGGTTCATCGGCTCACCGGGGATGAACTTCCTGGACGCCACCCTGGAGCAGGGCGTGCTGCGCACCGCGCTGGCCGACCTGCCGGTGAGCGACCGGCTCCGGCAGCGGCTGACCGCGGCGGACGCGCCGCGCGAGGTGGTCGTCGGGCTGCGGCCCGAGCACTTCGAGGACGCGGCCCTCCTGGAGCACCCGCACGGCGGTCGGACGGCCACCGTCGCGGTCGAGGTGCTGGAGTCGGTCGGCTCCGACGTCTTCGCGCACTTCACGGTCGAGGGCGAGGCGGCCGTCCCGGGTGCGCTGGAGGAGCTGGCCGCGCAGCGGCGGGACACCGGCGCCACCGCGCGCGGGCGCGAGGTGGTGGCCCGGATCGGCACCGACACCCGGGCCGCCGAGGGCAGCCCGCTGGAGCTGTGGATCGACACCGACCGGCTGCACGTCTTCGACCCGGTCTCCGGGGCCGCCCTCAGCCACGCCGACCGCTGA
- a CDS encoding VOC family protein has translation MQKITTFLWFDDQAEEAARFYTSVFANSRITGVTHYGESGPGEPGRVMTVTFELDGQQFVALNGGPVFHFTEAISLQVDCADQQEVDDLWAKLTADGGAASECGWLKDRYGLSWQIVPRVLTELIADPDPAKAARVVAAMLRMQKIEIQPLLDAARG, from the coding sequence ATGCAGAAGATCACCACCTTCCTCTGGTTCGACGACCAGGCCGAAGAGGCCGCCCGCTTCTACACCTCGGTCTTCGCCAACTCCCGGATCACCGGCGTGACCCACTACGGCGAGAGCGGCCCCGGCGAGCCGGGCCGGGTCATGACCGTCACCTTCGAACTCGACGGTCAGCAGTTCGTCGCCCTCAACGGCGGTCCGGTGTTCCACTTCACCGAGGCCATCTCGCTCCAGGTCGACTGCGCCGACCAGCAGGAGGTCGACGACCTCTGGGCCAAGCTCACCGCCGACGGCGGCGCGGCCAGCGAGTGCGGCTGGCTCAAGGACCGCTACGGGCTCTCCTGGCAGATCGTCCCCCGCGTGCTGACCGAACTGATCGCGGACCCGGACCCGGCCAAGGCCGCCCGGGTGGTGGCGGCGATGCTGCGGATGCAGAAGATCGAGATCCAGCCGCTCCTCGACGCCGCCCGGGGCTGA
- a CDS encoding ABC transporter substrate-binding protein, translating to MPRPRHRAALVLVHLLTLALAACGSGADGGAGPVTLDWYNFPDDSGALQQAADSCGRDSGGRYSIRYNKLPRTADGQRQQLVRRLAAHDAGVDIMGLDVTWAPEFAEAGWIREWTGALKERAGADTLAAALKTATWKDRLYAVPYNSNTQLLWYRDDLVPTPPRTWAEMLGMADALAKAGKPHFVEVQGAQYEGLTVWFNTLVTSAGGSVLTPDATAPSLGPPAVTAAGVIRDLAHSPAADPSLSNQMEDQNRLAMESGSAAFELNYPFVYPAMKADQPELFPHFRWAPYPAVLPDRPASVTIGGIDLAVGAYSRHPELAQEATLCLRNRDNQLTNALKGGLPPSLRSLYTAAELTDSYPFAADVLAALDSASVRPQTPAYQNVSIAISHALSPPSAVQPESTVSALNGQLRDALGSKGLIP from the coding sequence GTGCCGAGACCACGTCACCGGGCCGCACTCGTCCTGGTCCACTTGCTGACCCTGGCCCTCGCCGCCTGCGGCAGCGGCGCCGACGGGGGCGCCGGACCGGTCACCCTCGACTGGTACAACTTCCCCGACGACTCCGGCGCCCTCCAGCAGGCCGCCGACTCCTGCGGCCGCGACTCCGGCGGGCGCTACTCGATCCGCTACAACAAGCTGCCGCGCACCGCCGACGGCCAGCGCCAGCAGCTGGTGCGCCGGCTCGCCGCGCACGACGCCGGGGTGGACATCATGGGCCTCGACGTCACCTGGGCGCCCGAGTTCGCCGAGGCCGGCTGGATCCGCGAGTGGACCGGCGCGCTCAAGGAGCGGGCCGGCGCGGACACCCTGGCCGCCGCGCTGAAGACCGCGACCTGGAAGGACCGGCTGTACGCCGTCCCGTACAACTCCAACACCCAACTGCTCTGGTACCGCGACGACCTGGTCCCCACCCCGCCGCGCACCTGGGCCGAGATGCTCGGCATGGCCGACGCGCTGGCCAAGGCCGGCAAACCGCACTTCGTCGAGGTCCAGGGCGCCCAGTACGAGGGCCTGACGGTCTGGTTCAACACCCTGGTGACCAGCGCGGGCGGTTCGGTGCTCACCCCCGACGCGACCGCCCCCTCGCTCGGGCCGCCGGCCGTCACCGCCGCCGGCGTCATCCGGGACCTCGCCCACTCCCCCGCCGCCGACCCCTCGCTCTCCAACCAGATGGAGGACCAGAACCGGCTGGCGATGGAGTCCGGTTCCGCCGCCTTCGAGCTCAACTACCCGTTCGTCTACCCGGCGATGAAGGCCGACCAGCCCGAGCTGTTCCCGCACTTCCGCTGGGCGCCCTACCCGGCCGTCCTCCCGGACCGCCCGGCGAGCGTGACCATCGGCGGGATCGACCTCGCGGTCGGTGCCTACAGCCGGCACCCCGAGCTGGCCCAGGAGGCCACCCTCTGCCTGCGCAACCGCGACAACCAGCTGACCAACGCGCTCAAGGGCGGCCTGCCGCCGTCGCTGCGCAGCCTCTACACCGCCGCCGAGCTGACCGACAGCTACCCGTTCGCCGCCGACGTGCTGGCGGCGCTGGACTCCGCCTCCGTCCGGCCGCAGACGCCCGCCTACCAGAACGTCTCGATCGCGATCTCGCACGCGCTCTCCCCACCGTCCGCCGTACAGCCGGAGAGCACCGTCTCCGCGCTGAACGGCCAGCTCAGGGACGCGCTCGGCTCGAAGGGGCTGATCCCGTGA
- a CDS encoding carbohydrate ABC transporter permease codes for MTRPPTLPATAPKGLSEGSRQERRLGWLLCAPAVLVMTAVTAYPVGYAVYLSLQRYDLRFPQQAEFVWFGNYAAVLSSPFWWQALWVTVLITAVSVAIELVLGLALALVMHRAVFGRGTVRTAVLVPYGIVTVVAAYSWQYAWTPDTGYLAALLPEGSAPLTDHWQAIGLIILAEVWKTTPFMALLLLAGLALVPGETVRAAMVDGATFGQRLRLVILPLMKPAILVALLFRTLDAFRVFDNIYVLTGGSNDTGSVSILGYDNLFTALNLGIGSAISVLIFLCVAAIALVFIKVFGASAPGGGTEGR; via the coding sequence GTGACCAGGCCGCCCACCCTCCCCGCGACAGCCCCGAAGGGCCTGTCCGAGGGCTCGCGCCAGGAGCGCCGGCTCGGCTGGCTGCTCTGCGCCCCGGCCGTGCTGGTGATGACCGCCGTGACGGCCTACCCGGTCGGCTACGCCGTCTACCTCTCCCTCCAGCGCTACGACCTGCGCTTCCCCCAGCAGGCGGAGTTCGTCTGGTTCGGCAACTACGCCGCCGTGCTCTCCTCCCCGTTCTGGTGGCAGGCGCTCTGGGTGACGGTGCTGATCACCGCCGTCTCGGTGGCCATCGAGCTGGTGCTGGGGCTCGCCCTGGCGCTGGTGATGCACCGGGCGGTGTTCGGCCGGGGCACGGTGCGCACCGCCGTCCTGGTGCCGTACGGGATCGTCACCGTGGTCGCCGCCTACTCCTGGCAGTACGCCTGGACGCCGGACACCGGCTACCTGGCCGCGCTGCTGCCCGAGGGCAGCGCCCCGCTCACCGACCACTGGCAGGCGATCGGACTGATCATCCTGGCCGAGGTGTGGAAGACCACGCCCTTCATGGCGCTCCTGCTGCTGGCCGGTCTGGCGCTCGTCCCCGGGGAGACCGTCCGGGCCGCGATGGTGGACGGCGCGACCTTCGGCCAGCGGCTGCGGCTGGTGATCCTGCCGCTGATGAAGCCGGCCATCCTGGTCGCCCTGCTCTTCCGCACCCTCGACGCGTTCCGGGTCTTCGACAACATCTACGTCCTGACCGGCGGGTCCAACGACACCGGCTCGGTGTCGATCCTCGGCTACGACAACCTCTTCACCGCGCTCAACCTGGGCATCGGCTCGGCGATCTCGGTGCTGATCTTCCTCTGCGTGGCGGCGATCGCGCTGGTCTTCATCAAGGTGTTCGGCGCTTCGGCGCCCGGTGGCGGGACGGAGGGCCGATGA